Proteins encoded by one window of Candidatus Sumerlaea chitinivorans:
- a CDS encoding Endonuclease IV, translating into MLLGAHVSAAGGPVKALERAEQCGCTAMQIFVKGNTRWDFPPLDEAEAAEFRRRAKHSPVRVTVAHSIYLVNLASANPLLWEKSIEDMVDELVRCELLGLRGLVVHPGAHGALTRDEGIERVATALDEILTRVGRIRCKILLETTAGQGTSLGARLEELHEIRRRVRARSQVGFCVDTCHVFAAGYELRTRDAYERFWAEFDRIVGRKHLHALHLNDSKGDVGAHLDRHAHIGQGKLGLEAFRLIMNDRRLLGIPMVIETPKGPDMQEDIANLQTLRSLRPSKGTQSRG; encoded by the coding sequence TTGTTGCTGGGTGCACACGTCAGCGCAGCCGGCGGACCAGTGAAAGCTTTGGAGCGCGCCGAACAATGCGGCTGCACTGCAATGCAGATTTTTGTGAAGGGCAACACGCGTTGGGATTTTCCCCCCTTGGACGAAGCTGAGGCGGCGGAATTCCGTCGCCGAGCGAAGCACTCACCGGTTCGCGTTACAGTGGCCCATTCCATCTATCTGGTGAACCTCGCCTCCGCGAATCCCCTCCTGTGGGAGAAGTCCATTGAGGATATGGTCGACGAGCTCGTGCGCTGCGAGCTGCTTGGCCTTCGGGGGCTGGTGGTGCACCCCGGAGCGCATGGTGCACTCACGCGCGACGAAGGAATTGAACGTGTAGCGACGGCCCTTGATGAGATTCTCACTCGAGTCGGGAGAATACGCTGCAAAATCCTTCTCGAAACCACCGCGGGTCAGGGGACAAGCCTCGGCGCTCGCCTCGAAGAACTCCACGAAATCCGACGGCGAGTTCGAGCCCGCTCACAAGTCGGATTTTGCGTGGACACATGTCACGTCTTCGCAGCTGGCTATGAGTTGCGGACCCGAGATGCGTACGAACGTTTCTGGGCCGAGTTTGACCGGATCGTAGGACGAAAGCATCTGCACGCACTGCACCTGAACGACTCAAAAGGCGACGTCGGGGCGCATCTCGACCGCCATGCCCATATAGGCCAAGGTAAGCTTGGCCTCGAGGCATTTCGTCTGATCATGAACGATCGCCGACTTCTCGGGATTCCGATGGTAATCGAGACCCCCAAGGGGCCGGACATGCAGGAAGATATCGCAAACTTGCAGACGCTCCGCAGTCTACGTCCCTCCAAGGGAACACAAAGCAGAGGTTGA
- a CDS encoding Uracil-DNA glycosylase, family 5, with the protein MDASSVNEQELQRMQEEIVRCRKCPRLVAWREQQALNPPRRYRGEDYWAKPVPGFGDPQARLLVIGLAPAAHGGNRTGRIFTGDRSGEWLFRALHKFGFASQPQSVHRNDGLTLKDCYVTAVARCAPPQNKLLREEIENCRPYLEREVAALWEHLRVVVVLGQVAFEWWLAHLRRRFPSLHLDSVAHTVAPIANRPKSMLPRFAHGATYRFAGSPLLICSYHPSQQNTLTRRLTEPMFDSIWKSVRDELDEQR; encoded by the coding sequence ATGGATGCCTCGTCTGTCAACGAGCAAGAACTCCAAAGGATGCAAGAGGAAATCGTTCGCTGCCGCAAGTGCCCAAGGCTCGTAGCATGGCGCGAACAACAAGCACTCAACCCACCCCGCCGTTATCGTGGCGAAGATTACTGGGCGAAGCCCGTTCCGGGTTTTGGCGATCCTCAAGCGCGCCTGTTGGTCATCGGGTTGGCGCCAGCGGCGCACGGGGGCAACCGTACGGGCCGCATTTTTACTGGAGATCGTTCAGGAGAATGGCTGTTCCGGGCGCTTCACAAATTCGGCTTCGCAAGTCAGCCTCAGTCCGTGCACCGCAACGATGGTCTCACCTTGAAAGATTGTTATGTGACCGCGGTGGCTCGATGTGCGCCTCCGCAAAATAAACTTCTGCGCGAGGAAATTGAAAACTGTCGCCCTTACCTCGAGCGGGAAGTAGCTGCGCTCTGGGAGCACCTACGGGTCGTCGTTGTCCTTGGACAAGTAGCGTTTGAGTGGTGGTTGGCTCACTTGCGCAGAAGATTTCCGTCGCTCCACCTTGATTCGGTTGCACACACAGTTGCCCCCATTGCGAACAGGCCAAAAAGCATGCTCCCGCGCTTTGCCCATGGAGCCACATACCGGTTCGCCGGCAGCCCCCTGCTGATTTGCTCCTACCACCCCAGCCAACAGAATACACTAACGCGGCGGTTAACCGAACCCATGTTCGACAGTATATGGAAAAGCGTGAGAGATGAGCTCGATGAGCAACGTTAG
- a CDS encoding Alcohol dehydrogenase yields MTTVAPTMKAMLLEAARTPLVLREVPMPSPSANEVLIAVEACGVCRTDQHIADGELPPPPHLPLILGHEVVGRVVRVGERVQSLAIGDRVGVPWLGKTCGSCDYCSKGRENLCDAPEFTGYTRNGGYAEYVVADARYCFRLPESCEPASSAPLLCAGLIGYRAYRLAGTDVVRLGLYGFGASAHILAQLATAQGREVYAFVRRGDEAGVAFARSLGCVWAGWSDELPPEPLDAAIIFAPVGALVPRALQAVRKGGRVVCAGIYMSDIPAFPYRILWEEREIRSVANLERRDGTEFFEAMAGVAIRTHVETFPLAQANEALDRLREGRLTGAAVLIP; encoded by the coding sequence ATGACAACCGTCGCTCCAACAATGAAAGCGATGCTTTTGGAAGCTGCACGGACACCACTCGTCCTACGTGAAGTCCCAATGCCCAGCCCGTCAGCCAATGAAGTGCTGATCGCGGTTGAAGCGTGTGGTGTGTGTCGGACAGACCAACATATTGCGGACGGCGAACTTCCTCCCCCGCCCCATTTGCCTCTCATACTTGGGCATGAAGTTGTTGGTCGTGTCGTCCGTGTTGGCGAGCGTGTACAGTCTCTCGCAATCGGCGATCGCGTCGGGGTCCCATGGCTCGGAAAAACCTGCGGAAGCTGCGACTACTGCAGCAAAGGAAGAGAAAACTTGTGTGACGCCCCCGAGTTCACCGGCTACACGCGCAACGGTGGGTACGCGGAGTATGTGGTGGCAGACGCCCGCTACTGTTTCCGTCTTCCCGAATCGTGCGAGCCCGCATCATCAGCGCCCCTTCTGTGCGCGGGCTTGATCGGTTATCGGGCTTATCGGTTGGCAGGGACGGATGTTGTCCGACTGGGGCTCTATGGTTTTGGCGCCAGTGCACACATTTTGGCGCAGCTTGCAACTGCGCAGGGACGAGAAGTCTATGCGTTCGTGCGCAGGGGCGACGAAGCCGGTGTGGCCTTCGCGCGAAGCCTTGGGTGCGTGTGGGCCGGTTGGAGCGATGAATTGCCGCCCGAACCACTGGATGCCGCCATAATCTTCGCTCCCGTGGGCGCGCTGGTACCGCGCGCGCTGCAAGCTGTCCGCAAAGGCGGAAGAGTGGTGTGTGCCGGCATCTACATGAGTGATATTCCTGCATTCCCGTACCGGATTCTTTGGGAGGAACGCGAGATTCGGTCGGTCGCGAATCTCGAGCGACGCGATGGCACCGAATTCTTTGAGGCGATGGCAGGTGTAGCGATTCGCACGCATGTAGAGACGTTTCCGCTTGCACAGGCAAATGAAGCCCTCGACCGGCTACGTGAGGGGCGACTGACGGGTGCGGCTGTGCTCATCCCTTAA